The sequence below is a genomic window from Silene latifolia isolate original U9 population chromosome 7, ASM4854445v1, whole genome shotgun sequence.
AGCAGCCGCTAACTTGGGTGCGCACCCGGCGTGTGAGTGTGAGAGTGTGTGTACGCTTGAGTCTTTGACAGTTGACACACCCATTTTCTTGCTCCTAAAAACTCACTCACATTTTAGTTTCACCAGAAAAAATAACACATTCATGGGTTCATTAGTCCCGTTGCAAGACCTCAACCTTCATCCGGACCCAACTACTTTGTCGCCCACGCCTATTCGGGTAAAACCCGAGCCCATTGACGATGAACTGGAATTAATTCCAAGTTCCCCACCATCCCAACCGCCTGATAACTCAAATGTCTACTCGGAATTCAACCGGATTTCCGAGATGTTCCGTTCTGCATTTGCGCAGAGAATGGAGCGCCTGGGGGACGTCGATGTCCTTAACTCAGAAACCGGCGCCATTGTTCCGGTTCCAACAGAGGAGAACCGGGTTTCTGCTGTTGTTGTGTCCCCAAACCGCCGACAAAAGCGGTCCAACGAGCTGGTACGGGTTACCAACTTGAGCGTAGAAGACCAAAGGCACTTCAGAGATATTGTGAGACGGACTAGGATGCTGTACGACGCTTTACGAATATATTCAACCTCGGATTCCATGTGGGACGGTTCTGGGAGGCGGGCCAGGGGTGATTTGAAGGCTGCAACTATCATGAGGGAAAGAGGGTTGTGGTTGAATATGGATAAGAGAATTGTGGGTTCGGTTCCTGGTGTCTACATTGGTGACTTGTTTTATTTCAGGATGGAACTCTGTGTTGTTGGGCTACATGGCCAGAGCCAGGCTGGTATTGATTACCTCCCATCCAGCGAGAGCTCCAATGGCGAACCCATTGCAACCAGCATTGTCGTTTCGGGTGGTTATGAGGATGATGAGGATTCCGGGGATGTTTTGGTTTATACAGGTCATGGTGGGCAGGACAAGTTTCACAGGATGAACAACCACCAAAAATTGGAAGGAGGTAATTTAGCTTTAGAGAGAAGTATGCATTATGGTATTGAGATTAGGGTTATTAGGGGTTTGAAATATGAGGGCAGCCTTACTTATAAGATTTATGTTTATGACGGTTTGTATAAGGTTGTTGAGTCTTGGTTTGATGTCGGTAAGTCTGGTTTTGGTGTTTATAAGTATAAACTTGTCAGAGTTGAAGGTCAGCCTCAAATGGGTAGTACATCCTTGAAATTTGCTCATAATTTGAGGACTAGACCTTTTGAGCTCCGACCTCAGGGATATTTGACCCTTGACCTGTCCATGAAAAAGGATAACATGCCCGTTTTTGTGTTTAATGACATTGATACGGATAAGGAGCCATTGTACTATAATTATCTTTCGAGAACTGTTTTCCCACCCTTTGTTTATGGAGGGGGCAATATGGGGTGTGATTGTGTCACTAGTTGTGTCAGTGGATGTTTGTGTGGAATGAAGAATGGAGGTGAGATTGCTTATGATCACAACGGGTTTCTGTTGAGAGGGAAACCGTTGATATTTGAATGTGGCAATTACTGTAGTTGCCCGCCCAGCTGTCGCAATCGTGTGAGTCAAAAAGGGCTGAAGAATAGCTTGGAAGTATTTAGGTCCAGGGACACAGGTTGGGGAGTTCGAACTTTGGAATTGATACCTTCTGGTGCTTTTATTTGTGAGTATACGGGCGTCGTTCTTACAAGAGAACAGGCACAACTTTTCACCATGAATGGAGATACTCTAATTTATCCTGGTCGGTTCGCTGAAAAATGGGGGGAATGGGGAGATTTATCTCAGGTGTATCCAGATTATGTTAAACCTACTTATCCCTCTATTCCGCCATTGGATTTCGCTATGGATGTATCAAGCATGAGAAATGTTGCTTGCTACATTAGCCACAGCACTAGTCCCAATGTGATGGTGCAGTTTGTGCTGTATGATCATAACAACATCTTATTTCCTCATCTTATGTTATTTGCTATGGAAAACATCCCCCCATTGCGGGAACTTAGCCTTGATTATGGAGTAGCTGATGAGTACACCGGGAAGCTCTCAATATGCAACTAGAAAAGTCGTCGTTATACTGCCCTACCTTTCAATTTTGTGCAGTTGATGACATTTAAGGATATGACGGCAGAGAGGTAACCTTTTTCTTTTACTGCCTTTATATCACATGCTCTGCAGTTCCCTTTTACTAGGGTTCTAGTAGGAGGTTGCCCACAGTTCAGGTTCATCAAACTTGCTTATCAACTCTCCTAGTCAGATATTATACCATTTTTTTACCAAACTTCTGATTTACTTGTCACAGTTTTTTTCGTATTTGCGAGATAATTGGTTCTCAgactatatagtaatgtgtgtATTGTGTATCAGTTTCCATACCAAAGTTCTGGTTCCTGTAGTCTCGATGTAATTCGCGCATCTTTGTTAGGCGATGGAAGTTTGTTTATATTTTTGGAACCACAGAATATTACATGGAATATTATGCTCAAGTTATTACCTTGCCATTGTTTCTGCTTATCTGTTCTTGGATTCGGTTTTGTGAACTAATGTTGTTCAGTTGATTATGAGTTCGTGTGACAGCATTCTGTTGATGGCAGCTTTTAACTGGGCTCTATATCAATATTGGTCATTCTGTTGTTTATTAGTTTTTTAAATAACGTTTTTGATTTCGTTCAGTTTCTCCCCTTTAATGAATTCGTAACCACCACTTCTGGCAGTCATTACTAATGTGGGACTGTGGTGGATCGGCGGTTTTAGGATTGTGAATATCTGATCCTTAATTACTGTTAATTTGATTGACATTTTTGTTGCTACTTTACCTTCTTTATTAAGTGACTTGTACTCTTGAGCCAATAAAATAAATGTTCAAAAATAGAAATTGAACAAGGAAGAACCACTTTTTAGTTGAGGTGCATGAACTGCATTTGGTTAATTATTCTCCTCATCCTCTGTGATCGAAAAGTGCAAGTATTTGTTCTCTTTTAAGGCTTAGTAATAGTGTATTTGGGATGTGGCATTGTGAGACAAAATCATTAGAAGTTTAGTCAAATTTCCAATTAGTATAGCCTGACATACTACGGTGGAGAAGTAGTACAGGTACTAGTGGACAGGTGAAGAACCAAGTTACTTTTCCGTTACTATATCAACAATCATTGTTTGTCCAACTCTTTAGTTGTTCCATGAGTCTGAAAGTAGCTTGGGAATCAAACGTGTGAAGATTACTATCCCATAGTTAAAGTTAAAATTCTACAATGAAGTATTAAATGAGGTTGATTGCAATTATTATTCTCACATTTCAAACGAAGACATAAATGACGTTTAGGAGCTTTGCTTAGGCATTTGTGATGTGCTTAACTAAGATTTTTTTCTTCTTTGTACACCCTATATTTTCTTTACAATTCATTTTagcatttttgattttttttttcttaagccATTCGTTCAACTATCTCCATGCATTGACACATGACAGCTTTTGTTTCCTCCGCAGCTTTAAATTTTCTACCGTTCCCTATCAAATTTAATGTCAAAAACATTTTAAATAATGCAACAACATTTCCTCTACCTAAGGACCTCATATTACTGTATTGTCTGTATATAGGAGGAGTTGGGAGAAATTAGAAAGGGGGTTGAATTAGGAGAGAGAATAGGAGTAAATAGGCCAATAGGGAGGAGGAAACTCTACATATTTACTGTTTTGAAGGAATGATTATCAGCTAATAAATGTTCTATCTATATCAATATTCTCAATTCTTGTGCCCAAATGTTAAAACGACTTAACGAAAAAAAATATTAATGTGACAAAACAGTTTGAGATCGTACTAATTGTCTGTTTCAGAGCTATTCCTTAATTAGTAGCTTGTTGGGCAATTATGTAGGCCTCTAACCACAACCTTCGAACATCTTGTCTTTTTGGAACCAACATTAGAAAGATCTTGTTCGGATTTTATGAATTCaaatttcctctttttttttttttttttttttttatatatatatatatatatatatattttttttaacaaaagaagttattttttaataaaatatatatatatatatatttatatatatatatatatatatataaatcattttgggattaaggctctgatgttgttgttgtaacAAAAGAAGTCAATTCTCTAAACTCTAAGTGTACTCCAATCAAAAAAAGAATCCACTACATTGGCTTTTGAGTGCTATTTACATTATGATATCTGTTGAGTGTCTAAATTTCTTGTGTTTCTGTTTTGCTATATTGTTTGATACTTTGTGGTCACTTGTAGTTTGCTACGAAGTAGCAATCATGTTTGCTGACTTCTTCCTATGGAATAGCCTTCCGGTGATGACTGAACGAAACTAATTTTCTAGAGTGTTTAATCTTTATGACTTGTTGGCACCTGTCGGTTTCAAATCAAAAACATTCCAAACCTGAGTTATTCTAGCATTAATAATACAACAATAACATTTCCACATTTGCTAAAATACTTCCAATTAAGGAAGACTAGAGGGGGTCTGCTACTTTACTCGAAAACATAGAGGGGGTGCTCTGGAGACAGCGTTCTGAAAATGGCATCAAGAATAGTATAGACTGACTTAATCAAATTATATAAGAATGACAAATAGTAGTAGAGAAGATCGCCACTTTACTTTATTCTACTACAAAGCCAAAGACTAGTGAGCATTAGCTTGGCACCTTCATTGGAAATGGAAGATTGTTATAGCATTTATAATGTCGTCAAGTTCTCTACATTGTCGTGGTGATGGATGTCTCACTAAAGCTTATAACGAATATAGTAGTTTTGGCGATGTCAAAATCATTAACCTTCTAAAGTAAACTTGAAATATTCTCCAGGGTTATAAAGAGCATAATATTACATATGATGTGTGACATCGAATAGTGACCGAGTTACTAAGGTTTTGAAAGGCACCACGACCGCATTATTAAGTAGTACCGGCCACATTTGTAGTGCAATTCCAGAGATTAGGCTACGGTAGCCTATTCCTCGATCAGTCTTAAAGCGTGACGTTCTTAGAATTTAAGGAATACTAATGTTTCTAATGATAAATCTATCTAACTGTCTAGTGTATTATCATAAGGAATTCGTGTATCACGTTTATTTAATACTGCCAACCATGACATCAAATTGCGGTGTTGGTCACGATTGCATGGTTGCGTACTTTAATACGGTGCAGCGTCCAATCTTACGGTTTATCGCGACTTGTTTTGACATTGATCATATAAGTTAGTGGGTTTTATTAGCCTTTTCTCGGATAGCAACCAAAGTCTCACATTGGAAAAATAGAAGAGTTTTGCCTTGTTTATAAGAGACCATCACTCCACTGGTACGAGTCCTTTTGGGACATAGCGCATAAACAAATCAGTGCGGGCTTGCCAAACCGGACATTATTAACTAATGTGACGGAGTGGTGGCGGCGGCAATCCCATC
It includes:
- the LOC141592352 gene encoding histone-lysine N-methyltransferase family member SUVH2-like: MGSLVPLQDLNLHPDPTTLSPTPIRVKPEPIDDELELIPSSPPSQPPDNSNVYSEFNRISEMFRSAFAQRMERLGDVDVLNSETGAIVPVPTEENRVSAVVVSPNRRQKRSNELVRVTNLSVEDQRHFRDIVRRTRMLYDALRIYSTSDSMWDGSGRRARGDLKAATIMRERGLWLNMDKRIVGSVPGVYIGDLFYFRMELCVVGLHGQSQAGIDYLPSSESSNGEPIATSIVVSGGYEDDEDSGDVLVYTGHGGQDKFHRMNNHQKLEGGNLALERSMHYGIEIRVIRGLKYEGSLTYKIYVYDGLYKVVESWFDVGKSGFGVYKYKLVRVEGQPQMGSTSLKFAHNLRTRPFELRPQGYLTLDLSMKKDNMPVFVFNDIDTDKEPLYYNYLSRTVFPPFVYGGGNMGCDCVTSCVSGCLCGMKNGGEIAYDHNGFLLRGKPLIFECGNYCSCPPSCRNRVSQKGLKNSLEVFRSRDTGWGVRTLELIPSGAFICEYTGVVLTREQAQLFTMNGDTLIYPGRFAEKWGEWGDLSQVYPDYVKPTYPSIPPLDFAMDVSSMRNVACYISHSTSPNVMVQFVLYDHNNILFPHLMLFAMENIPPLRELSLDYGVADEYTGKLSICN